From Numida meleagris isolate 19003 breed g44 Domestic line chromosome 4, NumMel1.0, whole genome shotgun sequence, the proteins below share one genomic window:
- the TNIP2 gene encoding TNFAIP3-interacting protein 2 isoform X1: MRGAPCGVGAGRVGVGGWRREVPFPRPEIPAAPAGTARRFRNAGRASARSPPLPRPPRRRNPLLLLLTPGSQPVPTRLSAPRGSPAPRPRAASRSSPGGALPAPLRASPLRKRRRGGTRGLKGGRRFLRWGRRKSEAPAAAPALSAVCMHLAGIPLAPEDEEKGRRSERSPSPAMCSVSEAGSTDPLVARFRQVEETLEKLHRENRSLKSKVPRYNALCTLYHESAQQLKNLQLQLAAKEATVRELRGSLARQQQQQQQAGGGEAGAEPARSLVESLLEQLGQAQERLRDSERLSALRVEALSQEVQKLNQQLEEKNAEIEQMINQPPYEKEREILRLQKSLAEREKAQATSDVLCRSLTDETHQLQRKLASTAEMCQHLAKCLEEKQRKEKGNSDDQIATERSNQLQVLDNETSLQALICKLQDENRMLKQKVAHVEDLNAKWQKYDASRDEYVKRLHLQLKELKSQLEQQHCLPSAQTNSELMQKEILRLNKLLEEKMNECKKSRRELEDVKKAREGDNERIQMLEQQVLVYKDDFTSERSDRERAQSKIQELLAEVSCLQHQLARKQEGKKDSRDTSSRFRVHTGNQNHTHIQTKVEHLRGSSPGQPGARRTASQSEQISPPADNGNSGSEGRPQGELRCPHCMRFFSDELSEEFLKHVTECCQ; encoded by the exons ATGCGCGGCGCTCCATGCGGGGTGGGCGCAGGCCGGGTTGGAGTGGggggatggagaagggaagtCCCCTTCCCGCGCCCGGAAATCCCCGCAGCTCCTGCTGGGACGGCGCGGCGCTTTCGCAACGCCGGTCGAGCCTCGGCCCGCAGCCCCCCGCTCCCCCGTCCCCCTCGGCGCCGTAaccccctccttctcctcctcaccCCCGGGTCCCAGCCCGTCCCAACCCGGCTCTCGGCACCGCGGGGTTCCCCCGCTCCGCGCCCCAGGGCCGCCTCCCGCTCCAGCCCCGGGGGAGCgctgcccgccccgctccgGGCTTCCCCGCTCCGTaagcggcggcggggcgggacGCGCGGCCTTAAAGGCGGGCGGCGCTTCCTGCGCTGGGGAAGGCGGAAGAGCGAAGCGCCGGCGGCCGCCCCGGCACTCTCCGCGGTTTGTATGCACCTGGCCGGGATACCGCTCGCCCCGGAGGACGAAGAGAAGGGGCGGCGGTCCGAGAGGAGCCCGTCCCCCGCCATGTGCTCGGTGAGCGAGGCCGGCAGCACCGACCCGCTGGTGGCCCGCTTCAGGCAGGTGGAGGAAACGCTGGAAAAGCTGCACCGGGAGAACAGGAGCCTGAAGAGCAAAGTGCCCCGCTACAACGCGCTCTGCACCCTGTACCACGAGTCCGCCCAGCAGCTGAAGaacctccagctgcagctcgCCGCTAAGGAAGCGACGGTGCGGGAGCTGCGGGGCAGCCTggcccggcagcagcagcagcagcagcaggcggGGGGCGGCGAGGCCGGGGCCGAGCCCGCCCGCTCGCTGGTGGAGagcctgctggagcagctggggcaggcCCAGGAGCGTCTGCGGGACAGCGAGCGGCTCTCGGCGCTGCGGGTGGAGGCGCTGAGCCAG GAAGTGCAGAAGTTGAATCAGCAGCTAGAGGAGAAAAACGCAGAGATAGAGCAGATGATAAATCAGCCTCCAtatgaaaaggagagagaaatcttACGACTTCAGAAGAGCTTGGCAGAGCGAGAGAAGGCTCAGGCCACCAGTGATGTTCTGTGCCGGTCACTCACTGATGAAACTCACCAACTTCAACGCAAATTAGCATCCACAGCAGAAATGTGTCAACATCTGGCAAAATGTTtagaagagaagcaaagaaaagagaaggggaatTCAGATGACCAGATTGCTACTGAAAGATCTAATCAG TTACAGGTATTAGACAATGAAACTTCACTTCAAGCCCTTATCTGCAAACTAcaagatgaaaacagaatgttaaaacaaaaagtagcTCAT GTGGAAGACTTGAATGCAAAATGGCAGAAGTACGATGCTAGTAGAGATGAGTATGTGAAGCGACTCCACTTGCAGCTGAAGGAGCTTAAgtcacagctggagcagcagcactgcctacCTTCAGCACAAACCAATTCCGAGCTGATGCAGAAGGAGATACTCCGGCTAAACAagctactggaagaaaaaatgaacgAGTGCAAAAAGTCAAGGAGAGAATTAGAAGATGTGAAGAAGGCTAGAGAAGGAGATAATGAGCGCATACAAATGCTGGAGCAACAg GTCCTAGTTTATAAAGATGATTTCACATCCGAGAGATCAGACAGAGAACGAGCACAGAGTAAAATACAAGAACTTCTAGCTGAAGTTTCATGTCTGCAACACCAACtagcaagaaaacaagaaggcaAGAAG GACTCCAGAGACACAAGCAGTCGCTTCAGAGTTCACACTGGTAACCAAAATCATACGCATATACAGACAAAAGTTGAACATCTACGAGGCAGCAGCCCAGGCCAACCAGGTGCAAGAAGAACAGCCTCACAGTCTGAACAGATTTCCCCACCTGCAGACAATGGAAACTCTGGGTCAGAGGGCAGGCCACAGGGTGAACTTAGATGTCCTCATTGTATGAGATTTTTCAGTGATGAactcagtgaagaatttctcaAGCACGTTACAGAATGCTGTCAATGA
- the TNIP2 gene encoding TNFAIP3-interacting protein 2 isoform X2, which yields MRGAPCGVGAGRVGVGGWRREVPFPRPEIPAAPAGTARRFRNAGRASARSPPLPRPPRRRNPLLLLLTPGSQPVPTRLSAPRGSPAPRPRAASRSSPGGALPAPLRASPLRKRRRGGTRGLKGGRRFLRWGRRKSEAPAAAPALSAVCMHLAGIPLAPEDEEKGRRSERSPSPAMCSVSEAGSTDPLVARFRQVEETLEKLHRENRSLKSKVPRYNALCTLYHESAQQLKNLQLQLAAKEATVRELRGSLARQQQQQQQAGGGEAGAEPARSLVESLLEQLGQAQERLRDSERLSALRVEALSQEVQKLNQQLEEKNAEIEQMINQPPYEKEREILRLQKSLAEREKAQATSDVLCRSLTDETHQLQRKLASTAEMCQHLAKCLEEKQRKEKGNSDDQIATERSNQVLDNETSLQALICKLQDENRMLKQKVAHVEDLNAKWQKYDASRDEYVKRLHLQLKELKSQLEQQHCLPSAQTNSELMQKEILRLNKLLEEKMNECKKSRRELEDVKKAREGDNERIQMLEQQVLVYKDDFTSERSDRERAQSKIQELLAEVSCLQHQLARKQEGKKDSRDTSSRFRVHTGNQNHTHIQTKVEHLRGSSPGQPGARRTASQSEQISPPADNGNSGSEGRPQGELRCPHCMRFFSDELSEEFLKHVTECCQ from the exons ATGCGCGGCGCTCCATGCGGGGTGGGCGCAGGCCGGGTTGGAGTGGggggatggagaagggaagtCCCCTTCCCGCGCCCGGAAATCCCCGCAGCTCCTGCTGGGACGGCGCGGCGCTTTCGCAACGCCGGTCGAGCCTCGGCCCGCAGCCCCCCGCTCCCCCGTCCCCCTCGGCGCCGTAaccccctccttctcctcctcaccCCCGGGTCCCAGCCCGTCCCAACCCGGCTCTCGGCACCGCGGGGTTCCCCCGCTCCGCGCCCCAGGGCCGCCTCCCGCTCCAGCCCCGGGGGAGCgctgcccgccccgctccgGGCTTCCCCGCTCCGTaagcggcggcggggcgggacGCGCGGCCTTAAAGGCGGGCGGCGCTTCCTGCGCTGGGGAAGGCGGAAGAGCGAAGCGCCGGCGGCCGCCCCGGCACTCTCCGCGGTTTGTATGCACCTGGCCGGGATACCGCTCGCCCCGGAGGACGAAGAGAAGGGGCGGCGGTCCGAGAGGAGCCCGTCCCCCGCCATGTGCTCGGTGAGCGAGGCCGGCAGCACCGACCCGCTGGTGGCCCGCTTCAGGCAGGTGGAGGAAACGCTGGAAAAGCTGCACCGGGAGAACAGGAGCCTGAAGAGCAAAGTGCCCCGCTACAACGCGCTCTGCACCCTGTACCACGAGTCCGCCCAGCAGCTGAAGaacctccagctgcagctcgCCGCTAAGGAAGCGACGGTGCGGGAGCTGCGGGGCAGCCTggcccggcagcagcagcagcagcagcaggcggGGGGCGGCGAGGCCGGGGCCGAGCCCGCCCGCTCGCTGGTGGAGagcctgctggagcagctggggcaggcCCAGGAGCGTCTGCGGGACAGCGAGCGGCTCTCGGCGCTGCGGGTGGAGGCGCTGAGCCAG GAAGTGCAGAAGTTGAATCAGCAGCTAGAGGAGAAAAACGCAGAGATAGAGCAGATGATAAATCAGCCTCCAtatgaaaaggagagagaaatcttACGACTTCAGAAGAGCTTGGCAGAGCGAGAGAAGGCTCAGGCCACCAGTGATGTTCTGTGCCGGTCACTCACTGATGAAACTCACCAACTTCAACGCAAATTAGCATCCACAGCAGAAATGTGTCAACATCTGGCAAAATGTTtagaagagaagcaaagaaaagagaaggggaatTCAGATGACCAGATTGCTACTGAAAGATCTAATCAG GTATTAGACAATGAAACTTCACTTCAAGCCCTTATCTGCAAACTAcaagatgaaaacagaatgttaaaacaaaaagtagcTCAT GTGGAAGACTTGAATGCAAAATGGCAGAAGTACGATGCTAGTAGAGATGAGTATGTGAAGCGACTCCACTTGCAGCTGAAGGAGCTTAAgtcacagctggagcagcagcactgcctacCTTCAGCACAAACCAATTCCGAGCTGATGCAGAAGGAGATACTCCGGCTAAACAagctactggaagaaaaaatgaacgAGTGCAAAAAGTCAAGGAGAGAATTAGAAGATGTGAAGAAGGCTAGAGAAGGAGATAATGAGCGCATACAAATGCTGGAGCAACAg GTCCTAGTTTATAAAGATGATTTCACATCCGAGAGATCAGACAGAGAACGAGCACAGAGTAAAATACAAGAACTTCTAGCTGAAGTTTCATGTCTGCAACACCAACtagcaagaaaacaagaaggcaAGAAG GACTCCAGAGACACAAGCAGTCGCTTCAGAGTTCACACTGGTAACCAAAATCATACGCATATACAGACAAAAGTTGAACATCTACGAGGCAGCAGCCCAGGCCAACCAGGTGCAAGAAGAACAGCCTCACAGTCTGAACAGATTTCCCCACCTGCAGACAATGGAAACTCTGGGTCAGAGGGCAGGCCACAGGGTGAACTTAGATGTCCTCATTGTATGAGATTTTTCAGTGATGAactcagtgaagaatttctcaAGCACGTTACAGAATGCTGTCAATGA